The DNA sequence ACTTGCCCTGCCGGATAGAGCAACCAACTTCGCGGGCGCCGCCACCCTCGCCCAGCTCGCTCTCGCTCGCCGCCCTCTCCCGCTCGCGCGGGCGAGGGGGCTTCTGGTGCGGCCTCAGATCGACCGGGTGGCGCCGCCGTCGATGCGGATCATGGAGCCGGTGACGTAGCTCGCCTTCTCGCTGGCGAGGAACGCTGCGACGGCGCCGAATTCCTCGATCGTGCCGTAGCGGCCGACCGGGATCTCGGCGGCGGCCTTGGCGGCGATCTCGTCGACCGTCTTGCCCTGCTTCGTGGCGGCGGCATGGTCGAGCGAGGTCACGCGCTCGGTCAGGATGCGGCCGGGCAGCAGCATGTTGACCGTGACGCCGTCCTTGCCGACTTCGCCCGCCAAGGTCTTCGACCAGCCGACGAGGGCGGAGCGCAGCGTGTTCGACATGCCGATCGTCGGGATCGGCTGGATGACGCCCGAGGAGGCGACGGTCAGCACGCGGCCCCAGCCGCGCGAGCGCATGCCGGGCAAGGCCAGGTCGGTCAAGCCGATGACGTTCAGCACCATCGCTTCGAACTGGGTCTGCCATTGCTCGGGTGCTATGCCGGCGGCACCAGACGGCGGCGGGCCGCCGGAATTGTTGACCAGGATGTCGACGCCGCCGAACGCCTCGGCGATGCGGTGAAAGGCCTTGGCGATGCTCGCATGGTCGGCAAGGTCGGCCGCGACCGCCATCATGGGGGCCCCGGTCTTGTCGCCGATCTCGAGTGCCGCTCTCTCCAGCACCTCGCGGTTGCGCGAGACGATGGCGACCGAGGCGCCTTCGGCCGCGAGCGCGGTCGCGATACCGCGGCCGATGCCGCGGCCACCGCCCATCACCAGGGCGCGCTTGCCCGTGAGACCCAGATCCATGGTCAGAAACCCCTTTCTCTTTTGGCCCTGTCGAGCCGGGCCAAAAGATGGTCCAGCTCGGCATGGTCGTGCTTGTCGAGGCTCGGCCCCGGGCTGCGCACCTTGGCCGAGCCGATGAGGCCGCGCCGGCGCAACACCTCCTTGCGGATGGCGAGCCCCAGGCCCGGCTGGTTCTCGTAGCGGACGAGCGGCAGGTAGATGTCGTAAAGATCCTCAGCCCGCTCTTTTTCGCCGGCATGGAACAGGCGCACGACGTCGACCAGCATCTCGGCGAAGGCGAAGCCGGTATTGGCGCCGTCGACGCCGCGGTGCAGCTCCAGGGGAAGGTGCATGGCGCCGTTGCCGACCAGGATCGACACGCGGCGCCGGTTGCCCGCTGCCTCGTCGGCGCGCACGAGCGTGATCTTCTTCAGGCCGGGCGTCTCCTCGTGCTTCAGGATCTTGAGGCTCGGGAAATCATGGAAGAGGCGATTGATGAGCGACGGGGCCATGGTGACCTGGGTCGTCTGCGGATAGTCCTGCAGCACGATCGGCGTCGAGCCCAGCGCCGCGGTCACTTGCGCGTAATAGCCGTAGATCTGGTCGTCGGTCTTGAGCCCGGTCAAGGGCGCCACCATCGCGCCGGCGGCACCCAGGTCCATGACCGTCTTGGTGAAATCGCGCATCACGTCCATGCCGGGCGCGCTCACGCCGACCACGACCGGCACGCGGCCGTCGATGCGGGCGAGCACGCGCTTGGCGAAGGTGAGCGATTCCTCGTTCGACAGCTTCGGCGCCTCGCCGAACACGCCCAGAATGGTGACGCCGTCGACCCCGGCCGCGAGATAGGACTCGATCAGCCGGTCGGCCGATGCAAGGTCGAGTGCGCCGGCATCGGTGAAGGGGGTCGCGGCGATGATATAGACGCCCCGCGCGGTCTCGTCGATCAAAGGCATGAAGCGACATCCGATACCATGGAAGGGGTTACGATCATGCGCCGCCCTGGCGTGGCAGGGCAAGCCGCGAGGGGCGATCTGCCGCGGGTGGACACGCGCTTAGGATCGGTCACAGGCCGCTGAGGTCGTCGGGCTCGAGGCCGAGATCCCGGAGTGCGGGGCGGCCGAGGTGGCGAAGCGCCCGATGATCGCGGCGGCGGTTCATCATGCCACGCCACCACCGGGCGAGACCCTCTGGCCATTGGGCGTGCCGCCAGATCGGTAGCGGCGCGGTGTTCGCGTTGGGCGGCGCGGTTGCCGCCTCTTCTGCTGCTGTCATCGTCTCGTCCTTGGGAGAGGGGCGAAACCGGCGCAGGAGCAGACTTCAAAACGACGAAGGCCTCGCCCGTGCCGGCGAGGCCTTCGTTGTTTCCGCTGATGGGGGAGGCTTATCCCAGCCGGAAACGCCGCGGCCCCACCTCGAAGGTGGCGTCACGGTCGCGTCGGCGGAGGCGGGCGCTCGTCATCTGCATGGCGAAACCATACCGAGCGGTATGTCACGCCGTCAATCGCGGATTGTCTTGCCCCGTGCCGTGCCAAACCGGCTGCGATATTCGCCGGGTGTCAGGCCCATCACCTTCTGGAACACTTTCCGGAAGGCGCCCGCGTCCTCGTAGCCCACGTCCCAGGCGACCTGGTCGATCGTACGGCTGGTCAGTTCCAGCATCTCGCGCGCCTTGCCGACACGCAGCTGCTGGCAATATTCGGTCGGCTTGAGCCCGGTCGCCTTGCGGAAGCGGCGCAGGAACGTGCGCTCCTCTAGCCCGGCCCGGCCTGCCATGGCGGCGAGGCTGACGTCGCGGGCACCCGTCGCCTGCAGCCAATGCTGCGCCTTGAGGATCGGCTGGTCGCCATGCTGCAGCGGCGGCGCGAAGCTCGAGTAGTAGCGCTGCTCGCGGCCCGGCGGATCGACCAGCAGGAAGCGTGCCGTCTTCAGCATCACGGTCGGGCCCATGAGCCGGTCGACCAGCTTCAGCCCCAGGTCGGTCCAGGCCATGAGCCCGCCCGCCGTGATCAGGTCGCCGTCGTCGATGACGAGCCGGTCCGTATCGACGCGGACATCGGGGAAGCGCCGGGCCAGCGTTTCGGTATAGGTCCAGTGGGTCGTGGCCGTGCGTCCGGCGAGCAGGCCGGTCTCGGCCAAGAGGAAGGCGCCGGCGCAGACCGAGCAGAGCGTGGCGCCTTCGGCCTGGCGTGCGCTCAGCCAGCGCGCCGGGGCGGCCGCCGCCTCCGGCGTGATCGGTGCGCCCAGGCTCGGCGGCAGGATCAGGATGCCGGGCCGGCCGGGCCAGCCCGGATGCGTATCGAACACGCGCTCGATCGCGCCGCTGTCAGGCCCCTCTTGCCAATGGCTGACGCGCAGGGCCGGCCGGGCTTCGGCCTCGCCGCCGGCTGCAAGCCGGCTCGCGACCTGGAACAGGTCGGTCAGGCCATGGATCGCCGCGAGCTGGGCGCGCGGATAGAGCAGGATGCCGATTTCGGCCGGATCGCTCATTTGTCAGTTTTGCCGCGAAAAATGTCGGTTTCGCCAATCCGCACCATGCCGGCAGCGCGCTAGCTTGTCCATCGGAAGGCGGCCCCTTCCAGCGAGGAATCAACAGAGGATCAAGGGATTATGACCAAGCGTGCGCTCGTCGTCGTCGATATCCAGAACGACTATTTCCCGGCCGGCAAATGGCCGCTTGTCGGCATCGAGGCGGCGGCCGACAACGCGGCCCAGGTGCTGGCCGCGGCGCGCGACCGGGGCGATCTCGTCATCCATGTCCGGCATGAATCGCTGCGCGAGAACGCGCCGTTCTTCGTGCCGGGCACGACGGGGGCCGCGATCCATCCGAAGGTGCTGAACCGGCCGGGTGAGCCCGTGGTGGTCAAGAACTTCATCAACGCGTTCCGCGAGACCGGGCTCGAGGCGATCCTTGACGATGCCGGGGTCGAGGATGTCGTGGTGGTGGGCGCCATGAGCCACATGTGCGTCGATGCGGTCACCCGTGCGGCCGCCGACCTCGGCTATCGCGTCACCGTGATCCACGACGCCTGCGCCACGCGCGATCTCGAGTTCGACGGCGTCAAGGTGCCGGCAGCTCAAGTCCACGCCGCCTTCATGGCGGCACTCGCCTTCGCCTACGCGACCCTGCGCTCGACCGCTGAGCATCTCGCCGAGGCGTGAGGTTCCGGCTCTAGGAAAATGCCTTGGCGACCATCTCCAGTGCCCGGCCGTCGGGCAGGGCGATCAGGTCCAGCACGGTGAAATGATTATGGCCGGGTGCGGCGATCAGCGTGACGGCGGCGCCGCACCTCATGAGGAGCCTGGCATAGTCCGTGGTC is a window from the Aliidongia dinghuensis genome containing:
- a CDS encoding SDR family oxidoreductase, yielding MDLGLTGKRALVMGGGRGIGRGIATALAAEGASVAIVSRNREVLERAALEIGDKTGAPMMAVAADLADHASIAKAFHRIAEAFGGVDILVNNSGGPPPSGAAGIAPEQWQTQFEAMVLNVIGLTDLALPGMRSRGWGRVLTVASSGVIQPIPTIGMSNTLRSALVGWSKTLAGEVGKDGVTVNMLLPGRILTERVTSLDHAAATKQGKTVDEIAAKAAAEIPVGRYGTIEEFGAVAAFLASEKASYVTGSMIRIDGGATRSI
- a CDS encoding dihydrodipicolinate synthase family protein — its product is MPLIDETARGVYIIAATPFTDAGALDLASADRLIESYLAAGVDGVTILGVFGEAPKLSNEESLTFAKRVLARIDGRVPVVVGVSAPGMDVMRDFTKTVMDLGAAGAMVAPLTGLKTDDQIYGYYAQVTAALGSTPIVLQDYPQTTQVTMAPSLINRLFHDFPSLKILKHEETPGLKKITLVRADEAAGNRRRVSILVGNGAMHLPLELHRGVDGANTGFAFAEMLVDVVRLFHAGEKERAEDLYDIYLPLVRYENQPGLGLAIRKEVLRRRGLIGSAKVRSPGPSLDKHDHAELDHLLARLDRAKRERGF
- a CDS encoding GlxA family transcriptional regulator translates to MSDPAEIGILLYPRAQLAAIHGLTDLFQVASRLAAGGEAEARPALRVSHWQEGPDSGAIERVFDTHPGWPGRPGILILPPSLGAPITPEAAAAPARWLSARQAEGATLCSVCAGAFLLAETGLLAGRTATTHWTYTETLARRFPDVRVDTDRLVIDDGDLITAGGLMAWTDLGLKLVDRLMGPTVMLKTARFLLVDPPGREQRYYSSFAPPLQHGDQPILKAQHWLQATGARDVSLAAMAGRAGLEERTFLRRFRKATGLKPTEYCQQLRVGKAREMLELTSRTIDQVAWDVGYEDAGAFRKVFQKVMGLTPGEYRSRFGTARGKTIRD
- a CDS encoding cysteine hydrolase family protein; the encoded protein is MTKRALVVVDIQNDYFPAGKWPLVGIEAAADNAAQVLAAARDRGDLVIHVRHESLRENAPFFVPGTTGAAIHPKVLNRPGEPVVVKNFINAFRETGLEAILDDAGVEDVVVVGAMSHMCVDAVTRAAADLGYRVTVIHDACATRDLEFDGVKVPAAQVHAAFMAALAFAYATLRSTAEHLAEA